The proteins below are encoded in one region of Colletotrichum lupini chromosome 5, complete sequence:
- a CDS encoding LysM domain-containing protein yields the protein MERHSLWLLFVALSFLQTCHSFNLYPAINGDKLAKSLNVTSDCIAALNQTIPECDQTLLQMTMNVENYWWTDDNLTAVCDSGCAEAVGSWNYNVSDPCFEQSFTAYGKLVPIWTVTERVVDNLIFACLPSRSENYTYCLTESQEWVGADVLRVDCDANPSDPTCGGNSTDIPEANVRLANLYEDDILYTRISSIFVPDTDYSEYLADQIFDISDVCNKTIPDFTVALPWDYQTASTLSSVNVGSSTSVVATATSTAAATTTCVGQTLDSAAASKRDNALDWIKRSTPGLEPRQASSCDDLSSQYGVSTGALQWFTNSETRAVSGSVCLPQRCTLQKVGSNETCASIAASIGGDTTIVQFKKWNTSPGVNATYTLPAPPLGTEANAGNQQRGGAGGIVSATTTATDIVNPVSGGTAPSPTQDGLVTNCNNYASATAGDGCEAFATRNSIAPTQLYAWNPVLGTAGSECSTALWASEYYCIGTWKPTQTSAVTAPGPTQTGITSSCNKYAEAISGDVCTVFASRNNITTAQLYAWNSVLGANGENCAGSMWANEYYCVGVSGSSSAATTTQATTATAAVSTTATQVTAPGPTQTGIVSSCSKFAKAPSGVVCGDFASSNSISTDQLYAWNTVLGSNGENCASSMWANEYYCVGITVAAPGPTQDGINSNCARYAEAPSGATCTTFSSANEVTLAQLYAWNPVLGTNGENCATKMWAQEYYCISITK from the exons ATGGAGAGACACTCATTGTGGCTTCTGTTCGTTGCACTTAGTTTTCTGCAAACATGTCACTCTTTCAACCTTTACCCAGCTATCAACGGCGATAAGCTCGCCAAGTCACTGAACGTCACATCAGACTGCATCGCAGCGCT AAATCAAACTATTCCAGAATGCGATCAGACGTTACTACAGATGACGATGAACGTAGAGAACTACTGGTGGACCGATGACAACCTCACGGCTGTCTGCGACTCAGGCTGTGCTGAAGCCGTTGGATCGTGGAACTACAATGTCTCTGATCCTTGCTTCGAGCAGTCTTTCACTGCATATGGAAAGCTTGTGCCCATATGGACAGTCACTGAGCGAGTTGTTGACAATCTCATCTTTGCCTGTTTGCCGTCTCG ATCCGAAAACTACACATACTGTCTCACAGAATCTCAGGAGTGGGTTGGAGCCGATGTGTTGCGGGTCGACTGTGATGCCAATCCCTCAGATCCTACTTGCGGCGGTAACTCCACGGACATCCCCGAGGCGAATGTTCGCCTAGCCAACCTGTACGAAGACGATATT CTTTACACTCGCATCTCGTCCATCTTCGTGCCGGATACCGACTACTCAGAATATCTCGCAGATCAGATTTTTGATATCTCAGACGTTTGCAACAAAACTATTCCCGACTTCACTGTTGCACTGCCTTGGGATTATCAGACTGCATCGACCCTGTCTTCCGTAAACGTGGGGTCTTCAACGAGTGTCGTGGCCACTGCCACCTCCACTGCCGCTGCCACGACCACATGTGTTGGTCAGACTCTTGACTCTGCCGCTGCATCAAAGAGAGATAATGCTTTGGACTGGATCAAGAGGTCCACGCCTGGGTTGGAGCCTAGGCAGGCATCGTCATGCGATGACTTATCGTCTCAGTATGGCGTCAGCACTGGCGCACTTCAGTGGTTCACCAACAGTGAAACCCGCGCTGTCTCTGGCTCGGTGTGTCTTCCTCAGCGGTGCACATTGCAGAAAGTTGGAAGCAACGAGACGTG TGCGAGTATCGCGGCATCCATCGGTGGTGACACCACTATTGTCCAGTTCAAGAAGTGGAATAC TTCCCCTGGCGTCAACGCTACATACACATTGCCTGCACCACCATTAGGCACAGAAGCCAATGCCGGAAATCAACAACGAGGAGGCGCCGGTGGCATAGTATCGGCTACGACCACCGCAACAGACATTGTCAACCCTGTGTCGGGAGGAACAGCCCCTAGCCCAACCCAAGACGGGCTTGTCACCAAC TGCAATAATTACGCAAGTGCTACTGCTGGAGACGGATGCGAGGCGTTTGCCACGCGCAACTCGATTGCGCCAACACAGCTCTATGCATGGAACCCAGTCCTCGGAACTGCTGGTTCCGAATGCTCAACCGCTCTGTGGGCTAGTGAGTATTACTGCATCGGCACGTGGAAGCCGACCCAGACTTCTGCCGTAACTGCGCCAGGTCCAACCCAGACTGGAATCACGTCTAGCTGCAACAAGTACGCAGAGGCCATCTCCGGTGACGTTTGTACCGTCTTTGCCTCTCGAAACAACATTACCACCGCTCAGCTGTACGCTTGGAATAGCGTGCTGGGAGCCAACGGAGAGAACTGCGCTGGCTCCATGTGGGCGAACGAGTACTACTGTGTTGGTGTCTCGGGATCATCATCCGCAGCGACCACGACACAGGCGACGACTGCCACGGCTGCAGTCTCGACGACTGCTACTCAAGTCACAGCTCCTGGTCCGACTCAGACCGGCATCGTCTCGAGCTGTTCCAAGTTTGCCAAGGCTCCCTCCGGAGTAGTCTGCGGCGACTTTGCGAGCAGCAATAGTATTTCAACCGATCAGTTGTATGCATGGAACACAGTTCTCGGTTCCAATGGAGAGAACTGTGCGTCTTCAATGTGGGCAAACGAGTACTACTGCGTCGGCATCACTGTGGCCGCCCCTGGCCCAACGCAGGATGGCATCAACTCTAACTGCGCTCGATACGCCGAAGCACCT